From the genome of Hydrogenobacter hydrogenophilus:
GAGCCTATAGCACGCGCCTTAGAGTGGAAACCACATCCAAAAGCACATGGAACACCTCAGAGAGAAAAAGCCCCAAGAGGAAGTAAAGACTTGCAGGACTGCTTGCTAACTTTTCCAAAAATCCTACAAAGTCAAAAGAAAGAATAGCTTTATCAAGGTTTATTTGACTCAGCATACCTACAATTACAAAGTACAAGATAAAGATGAGGAAGTTTAAGTAAAACAGTCTGATTATTGTCCCCAAGATGGGTATATGGCTTAT
Proteins encoded in this window:
- a CDS encoding metal-binding protein; protein product: MALGKSHDMINMLLMPIPLYFIPKEFYLPFTLGYIIGTFFLSPDLDLRHSKPSKRWGYLKVVWLPYQKKSKHRGISHIPILGTIIRLFYLNFLIFILYFVIVGMLSQINLDKAILSFDFVGFLEKLASSPASLYFLLGLFLSEVFHVLLDVVSTLRRVL